A single genomic interval of Helicobacter jaachi harbors:
- a CDS encoding cache domain-containing protein: MFKYLSLKYKIIILALGSVVSFIVLVALVLRGENEIAIHSTAQIQKMISEEVEQKIKLSTDSLADSLGALIEGKSEAEQIDIIAKAIEKFRFEDDKSGYYFAYKEYVPVAHPTRKDLIGKSLAETKDANGVFYVRELYQTAKEQTKEGKFVHFVFSKPLPDGSLGNAPKVAYATLIPHTQNIWLSTGVYIDTLEVYAQNNAKEIINDMSATLGKALVIACVVFLIIFVPLVLVFYRALLKSVGVLQHNIMLFFRYLNHEVKDIKLLPLNTRDEFGQMAAAINQNIEQTNKNLDQDTKAIEQSAQTAKEIESG; encoded by the coding sequence ATGTTTAAGTATCTTTCACTCAAGTATAAAATCATTATCCTTGCACTTGGCTCTGTGGTGAGCTTTATTGTGCTTGTAGCCCTTGTGCTTAGGGGGGAAAATGAAATTGCTATTCACAGCACAGCGCAGATTCAAAAAATGATATCTGAAGAAGTGGAGCAGAAAATCAAGCTTTCCACAGATTCACTAGCAGATTCTCTAGGTGCGCTTATTGAGGGGAAAAGCGAGGCGGAGCAGATTGATATTATTGCCAAAGCCATTGAAAAATTTCGCTTTGAAGATGATAAGTCAGGCTATTATTTTGCCTACAAAGAATATGTGCCAGTGGCGCACCCTACGCGTAAAGACTTGATTGGCAAGTCTTTGGCTGAAACTAAAGATGCTAATGGCGTTTTTTATGTGCGAGAACTTTACCAAACAGCTAAAGAGCAGACAAAAGAGGGCAAATTTGTGCATTTTGTATTTTCTAAACCGCTGCCTGATGGCTCACTTGGTAATGCTCCAAAAGTGGCTTATGCTACGCTCATACCTCATACGCAAAATATTTGGCTTTCTACAGGCGTTTATATCGATACGCTTGAAGTTTATGCACAAAATAATGCAAAAGAAATCATTAATGATATGAGCGCTACTCTTGGTAAGGCGCTAGTGATTGCTTGTGTTGTGTTTTTGATTATTTTTGTGCCTTTGGTTTTGGTGTTTTATCGTGCATTGCTTAAAAGTGTGGGCGTGCTTCAGCATAATATTATGCTTTTCTTTAGGTATCTTAACCACGAAGTCAAAGATATTAAGCTTCTGCCGCTTAACACTCGCGATGAATTTGGTCAAATGGCAGCCGCTATCAACCAAAACATAGAACAAACTAATAAAAACCTAGACCAAGATACTAAAGCTATTGAACAATCAGCACAAACAGCTAAAGAAATAGAATCTGGT
- the pseC gene encoding UDP-4-amino-4,6-dideoxy-N-acetyl-beta-L-altrosamine transaminase translates to MIPYSTQLIEQDDIECVNAALHSTHLTQGALTEEFENALAARGGAKYAISFNSATSALYALYGAFLYKHFPSYVDSINARAAKSNEAIYFVTTPISFVATTNMMLLWGIKPIFCDVKNDGNIDEKALSHILTSHPKKAHIKAIVSVDYGGKSVEIESLRALASKHKIALFSDSSHSFGGSYHDKPIGSLAHATIFSFHALKPITTAEGGALLTDDEELAHFARLLLSHGVEKKALWNYDCLLAGLNFRLSELGAALGLSQLKKVDRFIAHRHHIALFYDEIFANNPHFATIQIPSYIRSTHHLYPILLYPHLWCKKEEIFQALQAQGLGVQVHYKPIYQFSLYQQLCGDIALPYANDFYLSEISIPCHQHLEMAQAENIAKIVTKICNEAEHC, encoded by the coding sequence ATGATACCCTACAGCACGCAACTCATTGAGCAAGATGATATTGAGTGCGTGAATGCCGCTCTGCACTCTACTCATCTCACACAAGGCGCACTCACAGAGGAGTTTGAAAATGCTCTAGCTGCTAGAGGTGGTGCAAAATATGCCATTAGCTTTAACTCCGCTACTTCAGCGCTCTACGCGCTCTATGGCGCATTTTTATATAAACACTTTCCCTCTTATGTAGATTCTATAAATGCGCGCGCGGCTAAGTCCAATGAAGCAATTTATTTTGTAACCACGCCTATAAGCTTTGTCGCTACTACTAATATGATGCTGCTGTGGGGGATTAAGCCTATTTTTTGCGATGTGAAAAATGATGGCAATATTGATGAAAAAGCCCTCTCCCATATACTTACCTCGCACCCTAAAAAAGCACATATTAAAGCCATAGTGAGTGTGGATTATGGTGGCAAAAGTGTGGAGATAGAATCTTTACGCGCCCTTGCTAGTAAGCATAAAATAGCGTTATTTTCGGATAGCTCGCATAGTTTTGGTGGAAGCTATCATGACAAACCCATAGGCTCGCTAGCTCACGCTACTATTTTTAGCTTTCATGCGCTTAAGCCTATTACGACCGCAGAGGGAGGCGCGCTATTAACCGATGATGAGGAGTTGGCGCATTTTGCAAGGCTTTTGCTTTCACATGGCGTTGAAAAAAAGGCGTTGTGGAATTATGATTGCCTGCTTGCTGGGCTAAACTTTCGTCTTAGTGAGCTAGGTGCGGCACTAGGGTTAAGTCAGCTTAAAAAAGTGGATAGATTTATCGCTCATAGGCATCATATTGCGCTTTTTTATGATGAAATATTTGCCAATAATCCCCATTTTGCCACCATACAAATTCCCTCTTATATCCGCAGCACACATCATCTTTATCCTATTTTGCTCTATCCGCATTTATGGTGTAAAAAAGAGGAGATTTTCCAAGCTTTGCAGGCTCAAGGTTTGGGCGTGCAGGTGCATTATAAACCTATTTATCAATTTAGCCTCTACCAGCAGCTATGCGGTGATATAGCACTGCCTTACGCAAATGATTTTTATTTGAGTGAAATATCTATCCCCTGTCATCAGCATCTTGAGATGGCGCAAGCTGAAAATATTGCAAAGATTGTTACCAAAATATGCAATGAGGCAGAGCATTGCTAA